TGCTTCTCCAAGTTCAGGATTGTATTGGGCCGCTTCTGCTCAAAGAACGACTGGCATACTTTGCAACTTTCACCAAAGCCGCCCGACGAAAACAAGCGCTGGAAAATATCATCGGCATGATTGACCGTGCCGTGAAGGTGGCCGTTGCGCTGGGCGAAATAGGCGAGGTGCCGCCCAAACCGACCGCCCCACTCGTTCGAAGTTTCTTGCCGGGAGAGATCGTTAAACCTGTCCGATCTCGCCAGTGCACTGTGCCACCCGAATAATCTCCGGGGCTTCCTCGGTCCCTTCGCCGACCGCGGATGCACGGCTCGGGTCAGGCAGAGCGCACGTTTCTGCCCACTTCGGGTTCGCCGTTGATCAGAGACTTCTCGCGAATCTGCATCCTCGCGCCGTCGTACTCGCATTCGATAATTTTGCCCGAGACGCCCTTTGTGTTTTTCAAGACGCGAATCATGAGCGTGTCCGGTTGCGGGCGCCACACTCCCAAGACCAAGCCTGCCGAATTCTCAAGCGAACCGCTGTCCTTCCCATCGTGCAGTTTGACTTCGATCGAATTGTCGCTTTTGTCCGGGCGGGAGAGCTGCGAAGCCATGAAAATGATCGTGCCGGTCCTCTTGGCGATGACCTTCATTTGCTCGGCGGCGTAGCTGACGGCTTCGTAGCGGCTCCTGGCCAATGGCCGCAAGAGGCCGATGTAATCCACGCACACGACCGCTGGTTTTTGGCCGAGCTTGAGTGCGGAGCGATGAATCAGGCGTTCGACCTCCTCGGGCGCCAGCCCGCTCTCAGGGCAAGTGAACACGTGTTGGAGTTTGCCATACGACTTCCATCTCGGCACATCGGTTGAGCGATATTCCTTTTCAACGTCGCTGGCGTAGCAACCGACTTGCATTTGAACGAAACGCTCGAACAGAAGCTCACCTGGCAACTCAAGTTCGAACAGCAGCGTAGGCAGCGGCGCGGCTGCCATCGCGATATGTTGGAGCATGGCTGTCTTGCCGACCCCGGTTGAAGCCATGATTAGGACGAGCTCACCCGGAACCAGCCTACGGACGCAAGCGCCAAGGCTCGGCAGGAACTTGCCCAGGTCGAACGCGCGCTTGTCCACGTCGCGAATGAAATCCCGATATTGTTGTTCCATGTCCGCAATGCTGTAAACCGGCAGCGGCTTGAGCCGGTGCGGCGTGCGGTCGATCAGGTCTTGAATAGCCTTTTTCGCCAATTCTGGCGTGGCGAAGGTCTCGAAATATTCCGTCACGTCCTTGCAGGGTGCGGGCATGGGCACAACCTTTACCGAAATGGCCTTGTCGCTGACAGACTCGACAACCTTTTCCGCGTGATCCTGTCCCGGTTTGTCGTTGTCCGGGAAAACGACCACGTCCTTGCCGGCCAGAACGTCCGAGTAGGCAGCCAGCCATTTGCCCGCGCCTCCGACGTTGGTCGTGGCCGTGAAGCCTAACTTGCGCAGCGTCTCAACGTCCTTCTCGCCTTCGGAAACGATCACCGATTGCGCCAGCAACACTTCAGGCAGCCGATACAGAACGCGCGTGACTCCATCAAGGTCCCACTTCCAACCGCCTTTACCATCCGGTTGGCGTTGACGAAACGTCTTCGGCTCATACCGCACGCACTGATAGAGCACCTTGCCGCTTTCCTCCGTGTAATCGTAGGTCGCAACGATTCTTGGAGGCGTGTGGCGCGAATCATTGGCGGATGAACGGCGAGGCGAGGTGTCCCGGCCCGCCAACTCACTCATAACGTCGGCCACGGGTTTGCCCGTCTCATGGTGAATCCAGTCGATCACCGTTCCGCCAACGCCACAGTCGTTGCAATACCAGAGCTGGCGCTCCACTTCCACCGAGACGCACCCATGACCCGGCTTGTGCTGTTGAAGTGGGCAGCGGTTGGTTGTCCGTTGGTTGCCAGAGCCGCGCAGCTTGATTCCACGATCGCTCAGGTAATCGGCCAGCGGGTGAGCGCGGAGAATGTCTTCACGGCTCGGTCTTGTCAGTGTGTCAGGCATAACTTCTCAGGGTGTTCGGTGGCGAATTGCAGCCAGTCCTTGTTGAGCGCATCGGCCAGACGCTTTGAACAAGCCGGGTGCAACCAAATCTGGGTGCCGGCCTCGTCTGCACCCTGCCAATACGCCCACACGTCGCCCACCAGCGGCTCGCCGCACAGGAAACAGCGGTCTCCCGGACGCAAGAACGCTTCGCCGGTGTCGGTCGCAAAGTCGTTGGCGGTGCAGAGAGCCATCGGATTCAGATACAGTTCTGCGGCGGTTCGGGTTTGCCGCGCTCGGTTTCCCAGCGGACTTTCCAGCCAGACATTGCGCTGTGCCAGTTGCGCATTGGCGCTTTGCCCACCTTCCAGCCTTTCGAGTCGTAGAAGTGCCAAAGCTTTTTGGCTTCGGTCTCTGGTAGTCCAATCTTGGCGGCGTGGAGTAGGACTTCCTCGATGGTTGGAGGAGAGAACCGCGAAGCGCCTTTCTTCTTTCTTTCTTCTGTACTTTCTTCTGATGTCGGCAACGAGGCTTGTTTCGCCAATTGCCGAACGTTCGGCAATGGTTGCGCAACGTTCGGCAATGGTTGCGCAACGGCCTTCAAGGTGTACGTGCTGGGCGCTCGAAGGTCTGGCGTCTCGACTTCGATTAGGCCGATTTCCGCGAGTGTCTTCAAACGGGCCTGGACTGTTCGGACGCTCCAACCACTGAGACGCTGAATCCACGCGTGGGTTGTATGAAACCGGTCGCTTCCGGCGTCCGAAGCTATCTCCGTAAGCGTGACGTACACGCCGATTGCCGAAGCCACGTCGTTCGTGCGGTCAAACGCTTCGCGAATCGCGCGCAGTGCGACCTTGCTCTGCCACGCCCAAGGGCCGTCTCGTGTGTCCCGCATGTCACTCACGGCGGCCTCTCTTGTTGCCAAACGTTGACCAGACGCGGCGTTGTGCTACCGTGGCGGTGTCTTGGAGTTTCCCCGTGGCCTGGCAGGGCGCGGGCTGTACTTCTTGGTCAGCGGTCATTAGACGCCTCCCTTCTGCAGTCTGACAAGAGCGTCGAGTACGCTCTTGCGATGGTAGAAAATCCGTCTGCTCCCTGGCAGACGAATGTAAGGCAAGATTCCCTTATCCCTCCAATTCCTGAGTGAGCGCGCGCTGGCGGGCAGCAGGGTTTCTCGGAGGGTTGACTCGTCGATGATTTCTGGGCCGCTGTCCGACCCGGCAGTTACGTGCGTTTGCATCGCCCTACGCTACACGTGGGGCATCACGCACTTTTGCAACTCTTGGGGTGACGAGTAGAACGAATTCAGGGAGCTAAAAAACGAATTCGCGGGGTGGAAAAACGAATTCAGCGGGTCAAAAAAGGAAAAGCAGTCGAGAAGAGACCGAAACCCGAATCAAACCCTATTTTTCGTCAGCGAAAGGTTTCTTACGTTTTCCTTGGCGGTTCTTGCGGTTTTGCTCCGATACGTGGTCTTTCCGCCAACTCAGGTAACAGGAGCCCAGGCCATACCACTGTTCATCATCCAAGCCGTCCGCTTTCAGTTTTGCGAGCCATTGCGCGGCAAAATCCAAATCGTCGTGCCCTGGGGGGCATTGACTGCGGAAATAATCGCGTAGGTTCTTTTCGCAGTCTGCGGGTGTTTTCGCTTTTACTACCCGGCGCAAGAATTCATTGAGCGTTGCGGGATGCCCGTGCTCTGGATTGGGAATGACCTTTCTCCAGGGGAAATACTCATCGGCCACAATCTCAGCCAGCTCCGTATCCCAATCTGCCAACATGACGGTTTTTTCTTTCGCGGTCGCCTTCGCGAATTTTTCGTGGAACTGAACGGCCTTTCGATAGAGTTGCGCGGCCTTTTGGATGGCTTGATCAAAGTAGTAATTCTCGTTCCGATGAAGGACTGCGGCAAGCTTGGCTAGTTCCAACGGCGGGGGAAGCTCGCATTCGCAGCGTTCAAGTTTCGGAGCCGTGCCTACCTTGTTCCTTCTCTTCCTTTTGTCGGCGCTCATGGGATCAGACAATGATGGGCCGCGCTTCGGGCGGCATGGCAGCGGTGCCGAATGCGGAGTGATCCAACACGCTGACTTTGCTCACGCTCTTGAAGCTCAGCACGGGAACAACGCTTTTGAACGTCACGGGGCGTCCGTCACAAGCGAACCTTTCCGCGTCCAGCAAATCGCAGTAGATGACCCGGCGCCAGCCAACGTCGATGAAGTAGAACGGGGCATCCATAGGGCTTGGCCTCACTTCGTTGCCGCCGGATCGAGCGCAATCACGTCCGCTTTCGCGGGCACGACGGTGAACCACTCTTCCGCCTCGGCCTTCGTCGCGAGTCCCTTGTAATGCGCGTGGATCATCGCGGGTGAATTGCCGGCTTGCGCAGCGGTCAAGTTCTCGTTCGCAGTCAGGGCAAAGAGATGCGTGCAAAACCCATGGCGCAGGCCGTTCTTCCGAGAGGGAATCTTCAATGACTCTCGCAATTCCCGGAAGGCTCGGTCATAGCTGTTCGGTCTGGTCCATTTCTTAACCAGCTTGCCCTCCATTCCTCGAAACGGTTCGAGCCATTGATGCAAGGCCGGAACCACTTCAACCAGACGATGCTGCCGAGTTTTCGATTTCGCGCTACTGATCTCGATATGCCCAATGCGCCGAAACAAGTCGGCAAACTCCAAGCGCAAGGCTTCTTCCAAGCGAAGTCCGGCCAAGCCCTGCAACGCGATTATCACGCGCATTTCCGGTTCGGCGTTTTCCAGCAACGCGCGGAATTCATCCGGCAGGTAATAGTCGATTGTGCCGCCGATCAGTTCTTCTGGCTGAAGGTCGGTCGCCTCGAAAAGCCTGTGGCTCGGACTCAGGTAATCCTTGGCGACGCACCAGCGGAGAAACTGCTTCACAATCGCCCGTCGGTCATTGCGGCTCTTGGATGAGAGTTCCTTCAGCGTGGCGATGTAGGTGTCCAAGTGTTCCTTGGTCAGATCGCAGACAGAGTGTCCGGGAAAGACTTCGGCGAAAGCTTTGAGCCAATTGCGCGTGTTCTCGACATACTTGGCGTTTAACGCGGCCCGTTCGCCGTTTTTCTGCGCCTTGGCCTTCGGCTCCCGGCTGGCGGCAAACTCCGATACGGCTTCCGCAAGCGCCTTCCGTCTCACAACGGCAAATGTGGTTAGGTATCCCTCGACGGCTTCGCGCAACGAGCGGCCATTTAGACGGGTGACGGCTTCGGAAAACTCGCTGACTGCCGCCAGCAAGGAAAACCGTTTGCCCGTCGCCTGTCGGGCGAATTCGAGACGTTCCAGTGCGGCCAAGGCATCGCGAGACTGGGCTCCGGTCAAGGCAGTGGATTGCGAGCCACTGGCAAGTTCACGGACAACGCGCTCGGCTTCCGTCTTAACGTCGCCGTAAGTCGCAAAGCTACGGATACGGCGCTGGCCTGCCACGTAGTAAGCCAGGCGATAGCGCGGGTATTTCTGGCTCTTGCCGTAGATCGTGGCTTCGGCTTTTCGATGCCGGATGACTTGCGGGAATTTCACTTTCCGCAATCCAGATTCAGCCGGTTTTTGTGCCAAATCTGTGTCTGGTATTTCATTTCCTTCATTTTCCGCCTGAAAAGTGGCGGAGAGGGTAGGAATCGAACCCACCTCGGCCCGTGAAACGAACCGACAACGGTTTTGAAGACCGCGAGGACCACCAGGCACCCATCACTCTCCGCAAAGGAATCTCAGACGAACGCTGCACGTCGAACATCGAATTTTGAACCGTGAACTTCAAACAAACGCAACCTATCGAAACTGGGAGTTCGACGTTCAACGTTCGATGTTCAGCGTTTGGCCCGCACCGCCTGGACAATCGCATCCGGTTCGGGGAATTGTCCCGTTTGCAGCTTGGAAAAAATCTTTTGCCCATTGACGCTGACTTCGAATGCGCCCCCACCCGAAGGCACCAGCTTCAAGGAACGAATGTGCTGCTTGAGCTTGAGCAACTTCTCCGTCAGACCGACGGCGTGCGGCTCGTAGTTTCAAGCCGTGCAATATTCAATGCTGATTTCAACACTCATATTCAATCCAATGAACGGGCGAACAGTATTGGAGAGGGAACGAGCCGTCAAGAAACCGCCAACCGCGCCAACCGCGCACAACCGGTAATCCTTTGACACCGCCCGGCCGCTGTTCTAGAAGATCAAGTCATTACCCTTGTCCGCGCGGCTGCGGAACAGGCCTTATGAGAAATCTCTGTCTATCGACGCTGTTGGTTCTCTCGATGGCACCGGCCCAGTCAGAAGAGTTTGTGATCCGCACGACGGAGCGAAACGGCCTTGCGTACGTCACCGCGAAGTCTCTGAGCGAGCAGGCCGGAATCGCGGTCAAAAGCCTGCCCGGTCAAAACCAGATCGCCGTATGCGCCGGCGATCGCTGCGCCCCGCTCAAGGAGTTTGTTCGGGACGGCCCGGAAACGTTGATTCCGGTGGCGGCCTTGGCGGAAGTGTTGGGGGCCGTTGCGACCTTCGATAAGAATCGGGAGCGAGTGAGCCTCGCGTTCCGGCCCGCGACCAGCCCGACCGGCGCGGGCATCGCGCGGGTCGGCCAACTCGCGCCGAATTTTCGCCTCGCCAAACTCGACGGCGGTTCCGTGGCCTTGTCGGATTTTCGCGGCAAACGCGTCCTGATCAATAGCTGGGCGAGCTGGTGAGGCTGCCGGAATGATCTGCCAGTCTGGCAGAAATTCTACGAACGGAATCGCGGGAAAGATTTCGAGCTGCTCTCCATCGCGGTGGACGTCCAGGGAGCGGGAGTGGTCAGACCCTTCACGCAGAAATTTGGAGTCACCTTTCCAGTCGCGGTCGATCCGGCGGATGTCTTCGGCGCTGCGTTCGGCCTCAAAGCGATTCCAGTGACCTTCTTTGTCGATGAGGTTGGCATTATCCGTCTCCAGGGCGGCGGTCCGAATGCGGCCCTTTTGCGCGAAGTCGAGACTTTGCTCGCCGAACCGGCTACAGCCCTCCGAGCTAAGCAACCCCAGCTTGGGGCGGCGCGATCGCAAGCCGATCTCGAACAGCTCGTGGCCACTGCGCCGGAGGATTGGCGCGCCCGTCTTGCCCTGGCTCGGGTTCACGATGAAGCGCAACGTTATCCTGACGCGGTCGCTCAGCTCGAGGCCGCGGCGAAAATCGAGCCGCGCCGCGCGGAAATCCCATTTGTCTGGGGACTCGTGCTTCTCCATCAGGGTCAGAAAGAAAAAGCCCTGGCCAAACTAAAGCACGCGCGCGACCTCGATGCGGACAACTGGCGGATCCGAAAGCAAATCTGGGCCATCGAGCATCCCGACAAATTCTACACCGCGGATTCGCCCGATTACGATTGGCAGAAAACCCAGCTTGCGCGGGAGAAGAAGGGCGAGGATTGATGCAACGGCCCAAGTTTGCTCGAAGCGACCTGAGCCTCGCCGGATTGGAAAACATGAAACGTCGACCTTTTATCGTATCGGCTCTGGCCACCACGATTGCCGGGCGCTGGATCGTCAACTCAAACCTCACTAACGCAGCCGAATCACCGGTCAGACGCGTCAGAATCGGCTTTCTCGGCGCGAGCCACTCGCACGCCTCTGAGAAGGTGAAATTCACGAGGGCCTCGCCGGAATACGAACTCGTCGGGATTTGCGAGGACGACGAGTCAGTTCGCAAACAGTATCAAAGCCTCGGCGTGCCTCTGGTTTCGCAGGAGAAACTCTTTTCCGACGCCGAAGTCATCGCCGTGGAATCCGCGGTGCGGGATCACGCGCGGCACGGTCGGCTGGCGTTGGAGGCGGGGAAGCACGTCCACCTCGAGAAACCGCCGGCGGATACTTACGCGGAATTTCAGAAACTGGTGACGCTGGCGCGCGAGAAGAAGCGCTTGCTGCAGATGGGTTACATGTGGCGTTTCCATCCGGGAATCAACGCCGCGCTCGAAGCCGCGCGACAAGGCTGGCTCGGCCAAGTCTATCTCGTGCGCGGAACGATCAACACCACCGTCGATGCCGTGCGGCGGCCGGAATGGGCCGAATTCCACGGCGGGACGCTCTTTGAATTGGGGTCGCACCTGATCGATCCCGTGGTCCGTTTGCAGGGGCGGCCGGCAAAGGTCACTTCGTTTCTCAAGAACCACGGAGGCGCAAACGACACGCTCGCGGACAACACGGTCGCCGTGTTCGAGTATCCGAAAGCGTTGGCGATTGTTTCGAGCGCGACCTTGCAGCCGGGCGCGGGCGCGCATCGCTTCTTCGAAATCCAGGGAAGCAACGGGACCGCCCTCGTAAAACCGATTGAACCTCCGAAACTTCAAATCGACCTGGCCAAGGCGGCCGGGCCGTACGCGAAAGGAATTCAAAGCGTGCCGATGCCGGATTACAGGAGGTACGCGCCGGAGTTGACGGAATTGGCCCGCTGCGTCCGGTCAGGACAGCCGCTCTCGGTGACCCCGGAGGAAGATTTGCTGGTGCAAGAGACGCTTCTGCGCGCCTGCGAGATGCTGCGCTGAGATTCGCACAATCCTCCGGGAATGGCGTAGTCTCGAAATTCGCGAGCGAGGTGTCCAACACACCCAGGTCTCTCATGCGCTCAGTTGTCTTAGGGTCTGTGCAAAAATAACTTCCGGTTTTGGCGGGAGCGCCGCCTGGCCGGATGCAAGGCGCGAGGAGGGAGCATCCCCGTTTTGGGGCTGTGACCGACGAGCAACGCCGCAGCCGGCCAGGCGCCGCCCCGCCCCGGAGGGCTGGGGCGATTGCGCCTTCCCATGCAAATGTGACTTGCAGAATGAAATCGCCTTCCTTCATCAGGAACAAATCCTTGTCGCCAACTTCTAAACCGGTGCGAGGCGTTTGGTGGAAGATGCCGCGCCCGAAACAGTAGATGCCGATTTCCTGGTAGAGCTTCTCCGGTTCAACTTTCACCGGACGGCGTTCAAGTCAAAGCAAATCGCCAAGACTTACTTTAGGCCACGTTTTCATTGGACGCCTCCTCGCGGTTTGACTTCGGCCAGCGCCCGATGTTTAGTTTCGCCAGCCGTGGAAGCGTTATGAGCATTACGATTGAATTGGATTTGCCGGAGACCGTGGCCGCCGAAGCCAGGGCCAAGGGTTTGCTCGACCCGCAGAACCTCACGCGGTTGATCGAACGCGAAGTGAAAGCAGAATCGGCCCGGCGGGACTTCTTCGACATAGTTCGGGAACTCCGCGCGCTCCCGGGCGAACCGATGACGATGGAGGAAATCCAGGCGGAAGTGGATGCCGTCCGCGCCGAACGTGCCGCGCATCCAGCTTGTCCTTGAGCCCACGATATGAGTATCACGATTCAGGTCGATTTGCCCGACGATTTGCTGAAGGAGGCGAAAGCAAAAGGGCTGCTGGAGTCTGCGCGGCTTAGCGAGATGTTGACGGAGGAACTTCGCCGCGAGCGCGCGCGCAAAGATTTGGGTCAGATTCAAGGAATTGCATTCCCTTCCCGGTGAACCGATGTCTTACGAGGAGATTCAGGCTGAAATTGATGCGGTAAGAGCAGAGCGGCGCCGCCGTGAGAGCGGTCATTGACAACAATCTGCTTGTCTCGGGTCTGCTTTGGGGCGCCAAGCCTGGCCTTATCTTTGCCGCGGTAGCGGAAGGCCATCTACAACTTTTCCTTGCAGAGCAATCGGAAAGAACCGGAGTCCAGAGGGCTTGCCCTTTGGCGCGGGTCTGAAGCCCAGCGCCGGGGTTTGGGGATTGCGGGGGTCCCAAACAAATGAAAAAGCCATTGAACCTCGGAAGCTCAGCCGCTTCGCGGCTTTTTGAAGGGCCAGGATCTCAGCGTGAAACATCGCGTTGGGTCAGCACTTTGAACTGCTGCTGGGCCAGCGCCTGCGCCGCCACTTCCCGATCTTCCAGATTGAACGCCACCGCGGATCTGCCTTCGGGCCGGGCGATAAAGGAATAGACGTAGTTGATATTGATCTCCGCCACGAGCAGCACGGACAAGGCCTCCCGCAATTTCCTCTCGGAATCGATCTCCACCACGAGCAGATCCGACTCCGTGTAAGGATACCTCCCCTCGCTCAGAAGCTGCCGGGCGCGATCCGGATCATCGACCACCATCCGCAAGATGCTGCTGTCGGTCGTGTCCAGCGTGGTCATCGCGAGGACATGCACGTTGTGGGATTCGAACAGGCCAATCAGATCGTGCAGCCGTCCGAGTTTGTTTTCGGTGAAGACGGAGAACTGCTTGACCGCATCGCCCGGCCTCGCTCGCATGGTCTTGGCCTGCATGGTCGTATCATCCGGGGTTTCGGACTCAAGGCAAGCTTCGTCTGCGCGGAGTTTGGCGGGAACGATGGGGAGCGCACGCGCCCCGCGTGCTGTAGTCGGCGCCCTCGCCGAGTACATTCCGTCGAACTGAGCCGTCCCCTTCAGTGCCATGGTTTCAACGACTGGCGCCTCGCCGGTCGGATTGTCGAAGAAACCATCTCATCGAACGACCGCTTTTTCGGACGGAATAGAGTGGTCGGCGGGGGCGCCGACCCCGGCACGCGAGGGCGCGTGCGCTCCCCATCTCAACCGCAAGAGAGTCTATTGGCCGAAAGCGGGTGAATTCCCCTCGACAATCTGGGTTGTGGCCTACCGTGAGCGGCCTCGCAGAAAATCCGCCCTCACCTCGGCTCCGAGGTGCGCTCCTTCAGCCAGTTCGCGTCGAGATTCGGTCGGACGGCGGTATTGACCGTGGTGACGCCGCGGATTGGGCCGGTCGATTTCATCACGCCGCGCCAGCGATGCAACTCGGCGTGGCCATCCGCGAA
This region of Verrucomicrobiota bacterium genomic DNA includes:
- a CDS encoding SelT/SelW/SelH family protein, with protein sequence MSVEISIEYCTAUNYEPHAVGLTEKLLKLKQHIRSLKLVPSGGGAFEVSVNGQKIFSKLQTGQFPEPDAIVQAVRAKR
- a CDS encoding redoxin domain-containing protein, producing the protein MRNLCLSTLLVLSMAPAQSEEFVIRTTERNGLAYVTAKSLSEQAGIAVKSLPGQNQIAVCAGDRCAPLKEFVRDGPETLIPVAALAEVLGAVATFDKNRERVSLAFRPATSPTGAGIARVGQLAPNFRLAKLDGGSVALSDFRGKRVLINSWASW
- a CDS encoding redoxin domain-containing protein, whose translation is MPVWQKFYERNRGKDFELLSIAVDVQGAGVVRPFTQKFGVTFPVAVDPADVFGAAFGLKAIPVTFFVDEVGIIRLQGGGPNAALLREVETLLAEPATALRAKQPQLGAARSQADLEQLVATAPEDWRARLALARVHDEAQRYPDAVAQLEAAAKIEPRRAEIPFVWGLVLLHQGQKEKALAKLKHARDLDADNWRIRKQIWAIEHPDKFYTADSPDYDWQKTQLAREKKGED
- a CDS encoding Gfo/Idh/MocA family oxidoreductase, with product MQRPKFARSDLSLAGLENMKRRPFIVSALATTIAGRWIVNSNLTNAAESPVRRVRIGFLGASHSHASEKVKFTRASPEYELVGICEDDESVRKQYQSLGVPLVSQEKLFSDAEVIAVESAVRDHARHGRLALEAGKHVHLEKPPADTYAEFQKLVTLAREKKRLLQMGYMWRFHPGINAALEAARQGWLGQVYLVRGTINTTVDAVRRPEWAEFHGGTLFELGSHLIDPVVRLQGRPAKVTSFLKNHGGANDTLADNTVAVFEYPKALAIVSSATLQPGAGAHRFFEIQGSNGTALVKPIEPPKLQIDLAKAAGPYAKGIQSVPMPDYRRYAPELTELARCVRSGQPLSVTPEEDLLVQETLLRACEMLR
- a CDS encoding cytochrome P450 — its product is MSITIELDLPETVAAEARAKGLLDPQNLTRLIEREVKAESARRDFFDIVRELRALPGEPMTMEEIQAEVDAVRAERAAHPACP
- a CDS encoding acetolactate synthase, whose product is MRARPGDAVKQFSVFTENKLGRLHDLIGLFESHNVHVLAMTTLDTTDSSILRMVVDDPDRARQLLSEGRYPYTESDLLVVEIDSERKLREALSVLLVAEININYVYSFIARPEGRSAVAFNLEDREVAAQALAQQQFKVLTQRDVSR